The DNA window GACTGATCGGATTTCTTCTTGAATAACTTTTGGAGACTTCTCTCTGACAACACTGAAAACCAAAACACCCCATTATGATAACAGAATATATAGTCAGTAAACAGGTAATTGTGCAGAGATATAAAAAACTGTGTGACTTACTTTAAAATTATGTGAGCTGTGTACAACAATTTATCAGGTGCCAGAAAGAGGCCACTGTTAAATGTAAAAGTGCTGAATAAGAAaccacagttttgttttttttgttagattgcAAACTGGTGCCTGTGCTATTCCTTGAATCCCAAGGCTGTATGTACACCTGTACATGATGACTGTGCTattatcacatatttatatattgtgtcaacatattattcagtcttttcagagtccatagtcatggcatcAATCTGCCTCAGAGGAGATTAAAacatccctatcatagtcatagtcttatgaaaaaaaaaatgataataatagttCATTCAGTCAGCCTAAGAAGAGCCCACAGGGCTGGGAAATTGGTAATACAAAGCAAAGATTAAATCAATCCTTGTGGGTTTTATTTAAGAAAAGAGTAAGGagagaaatgcaaagaaacacaCAATTACCTGTCATCTTTTACAGTCTTATCACATTCTATATCAAACTGCCAACGCTCCAGAATTTCATTGCTGTCGATACTTGTAATCACAACCACCAGTTTCTGGACCTGACATTTGTACAGCCAATCTGAAATGAGATGGATAATACAGGAACACTGGTTTCATGCAATAAAATCATCCACCCTAAGCTGAATACAGAGCACTCCAGGCCACCATTGAACTGGAGTCATACCTTTAACTTGATCTCTAGAAAGCATATTTATGAACGTGTCCTATAAGGTAAACCCTGAAAACAAGTGACCTTACCATGTCTCCCCAAATAACGAAAGCATTATCTATgtaccagtgctcaacccagaaatttttttaagctgggtggcaagaaattctaggcgggtcgtggcccctgcattgtgagccaactcttcagtaagcacccaaaaacagccgggtggttactggaaattgccgggcggtgcacccaactaaaaggggctggggagaacactgtgtactGCTTATTTATCCGACATTCCTTCACTGATCTGTACAAATCTATGCAGGTGGTTTATTCCAGAACAGACTGGCAATgacccttttgcaataaaataaacttaccggtccatttaaatctttttctgaaatgtacagtGAGCGATTTGATGTTGGAAAACCTCCAGCCTTAAAATAAGGTGAGCTCTGATTTGTTGCAGTGTCTaatacacactgggcctgatttattaaaggcctccaaatctggaaaggataccctttcatcagtgaaccagggtgatccagcaaacctggatataGGTGATTctaggttaactgatgaaagtgtttctttcccagtcttggagagctttcattaatcagggCCAATGCCAGAAGCTTACAGGAAGTAGTGAAATTAGTAAATAAGTTATGTAGAGGAAAGGAACCTGGAAAATGTGAGAGTGAAGGAATGGCTGGAGTTGTGTGTGACTTCAGATGTGTACATCATGAATTATTTGTGAATATGTTGGACAAGCACACAAACAACCAGCTGATAACAAACGGtgactatatactgtataataaccCAGGgctctccccaggcccttttagctgggcacaccacccagcactcacacggctgtttttgggtggttactaaagagttgagcacaatacaggggctgccacccacctacaatttcatcccacccacccgaaaaattctgggttgagcactgtaaccAATCTACTTCTTGTATGCAACAATGTAAATGAGTATTTACCTACATAGTATACCATAGGAAGAAATGTTACATGTTGGAATTTTCTCTGAAAaccttttaaaggaaatattttttttttatcagtaccTTTGAGTTGCTCCACCACGGTATTCAAATAATTCTTTAGATCTGGATCCGTAGAGACCAGCAGGGTGAGCCCATATTTCTGTGCACGGGTGAAGGTCTCTGGAGGATAAATCCCACGCTGATATAAAATACTGTTGATGCCAAAAACTGAGATGAGAAAAAGTGTgctatattaataatagtaaaagcATTAGAAAATAATGTACATATGATCTTGACACAGCAACCATTGACAGGTGAAGATATCAACAAAGGCTGTGGATTTAAAGCCTGTACATTTTTGCAGACTCCAGGTACACAATATTTGCTTCTGACTCCTGAGCTTTAATTTCAACACTGAAAACTCAAATAGTAAATGCAAGGTGACCTGCCAAGGTGACATATCAGGTTCATGGAGCCCTGCACTGCTCAATCTTCCTAATTCAGTGTGTCAATAAAACTGAAAGAATGAGGACACCTTGTGGTGATCTGAGAGTATTGCATGGGGACTTCTATGGATTGAATGAAAGTATTGCTGTCAGAgactatattttaaacattaatattaatttagCTCAGAATTAAGAGTTTAAAGtagaatgaaaaataattctaattcCCAGTACAAACTCCAGATTTCTACAGCAATGGGCTTTGCTGCAGCTGGGGACCTCATGAAGCTCATGTCTCTATGAGGGAAAGTAAAAACTAACACATTTTTAGGAACTACTGTGTTGTACCTAAAGCCAATCTTATCTAAAGTTTTGAATACATTGATGATAGGTAAGAACCTCTCAGGTGTTAATTATTAATGCCTGCTGGGAGATTCACTAATCTATTTATACTGGAGAACATTATCATTAGGACTGAGCTGAGGGAAAATCAAAAAATTTGATTGTTACTAAAAGAGGAggctttagatatgctttaaaagcggacctatcaccaatttcttttgacaataaataaaagagtggctaacattttaaaacaatgaacaaaaaatgttaaattaatgctttatttttaaatttagaggGGAGGACCCCTTTATTTCAGTCATCACctcgtatcccaggaggctgtggccgtctcaacaaaaaaaaagtgccaatcctgCCGCAATTGTGTGAaattggcacatttttatttctttaacatttaCAGGAAGGTGCATAACCTGATCACAGGTGTGAAAGTTAGGATGGGGCAGGACAAATTGGACTAGAATCACCGATGGATCgacagctttccacctgtaaaggtaaatgtcttttatttttattttttttaacagtgctATTTCAAGTGGAAGCACAGGCAATGCTACCACAAAAATGAGTCTGCCTCCAATCTGTGATCGCTCTGGGTTTGTGGTGTCAGAGCTGCGCATGTACAGCCCCATCCTTGGTTGCCATGGAAACCCTTGGACCCCTGTCAGTGGAGCCCTGccgccctagaggagctgtgacgtgttctgtatctgtagcacatactacagctcctctagggctgcagaagcaatcaggggagcagagctgttagcatagtaaagttctgctgattgctctgctccctgattggaaagagtccaaagtcctgctaaaaacatttataaaagcccccactgttttcaatggaagctttcataaaaagcttaaacacacttgtaaaagcctccattgagttcaattgAAGCGTTTTcaagcaatttaattttttaaacattgcaagcaacctttaagcaagcaacgtttaagataacgctcaaaaacgtgcctgaaggaaacgtcctagtgtagattagcccattggaatgcatggggacttcaaacaagggctttaaaagctttaaaaaggggtgagctctttctgcagcctcttgtaactctttaatgatcgaTACAAACGCTGCAGTTTTTGCAAAATAATGCACAGCTTGCCccagttaatgaatatctagccTGCATAAAGATttcttgtttgctttgtttgtgattaactcacagtgaggattttatacagtaactgacaccatgctgcctaataatatattgagacaaacatctgtcctaatttcatttattaaaataatgtacctgttcccacttacaaaaaaactcaacttaagaacaaacctacagtccctatctcgtatgtaacccggggactacctgcacaAGGCCAGCACTATCTGTACAGGAGGATAACTCACAGCTCGGACACGCCCACCCCAGATCGGAGACACCTGATTGGATAGTCATGTCAACGCATTACACGCTTTTCCCTGTACCCCCATGTATACTATTGAGGATCCGGTCACATTAGAATACTGATAGCGTGTCACTGTGTATAATGCAGAGCATTCACCCCAACCACACTAACACAATACATGACAGGTCATTGAGCCTTACAGAAGAACTCTGACACGATCTCCGCACTGCCTTTCAGAGTGATCCCTTCACGTGTCAGCTGCCCCGCCATGTCTCTCTTGGCCTGGCGGCCGTCACCCCGTCCACTAGAAGTCGACCGTACAGTAATATCTGTGAAATCGCGCCTTCCGCTTCAAACGGGAGCTGGAAGTGACGGCGGCCAGAGAAccggaagtgggcggggcttcaCAGATCAAACTTCAAGCCCGGGAAACTAGCATTTAAGAGGCAGGGAAATGGATTGTCAGTCTCCTCACACAGCAAAGCAGCTAAGTGTCTGTgtgatttataaattataaactgTCAGGGTGATGCTGGGGTGTCATAACCTTATTATAGGGCGCACTGATAGGGGGATTTaagggagacaggtgatgggggcaCTGATATTGCAGGGGGATATGGGGGCTGCCtatttcttataatttctcttttatttgtatatgtacacacatataaatgcatacatacatgtatgcaagaatgtacatacatgagtaaaacaaataatatacaaataaaaacttacccGTTTGATGCACTTACAACAATGTGCATCAAACgcctgaggtttggcgcacaactatgcgcatcgaACAACTGAGTTTAAATAAGACAACTGTGCTGTTTTTAACCTTTCACCAATTCATataaaggaaatgcaaaaaaactatCACAAATGACATGTTAAATTGtgggtctgttggatcacccaaggttaaaaagATCCTGGGGGATTTTGAAggagaacacataaaaacaaacaaaaaaaaaactacaaaatgtttaaaacaactctaaacacattttctaaaaggtcataataaaatatagagaccacacagacacaactaaatttatatgataaaaaaatattaacaaaaatacacaaacacatgtaaacttacacttccatataaagccaaaatagttaaaaatggcCCAAgtaatattgcattaaaaaacttACAAAGCCAATTCGGACCTATCAAGGATAGaaaactggattagcaaatatttatgtagaacaaacatttaaaggtggtaataaacatatattattgaaaattaaacaatatggctacaaacacaataccatagcattaacattaccttattaattgcaaaatggacattgaaacattaaaagtttaataaaaacagCTATTCTAAATGGTAAGCaatgtatgaaatgtagcaacatagattaggataacaccgCAAACAAGAGCCCCccttcaagaaaataaaaaaagacaggaaaaagcaaggtagacaacacccttaCATATTCACATCTTTATgtgcacagctgctacaaatttgcCTATAATTGGGACGTGCGCAGtctgaaatttggctgtttgttttttttttttttacagttggacattCTATAATcctttattgatatgatcctttagatttgtacaccaatGAAcagctatttaataaaaaatatgtttaatgttaaagtaatttatgaaaTGTGGGTGTTGagtgtaacttttaaacattttttttttttttacatattacttcACAATAaaagatgattcccacggctgcattcatgtcatgacagtgtgggatccccaggcactaggggttaaaagatgacaagtctccccattcacctctagtgctccgtgattggccgAGCAAAGGGTATTCCTGATGATGCTTcagccttttttgttttggtagGTCTACCTATGTAGTTATATCTAAAGCTGATTGTACAGTGAAATTGTCATTTGTATGGTGAGCTTTAGTCATTACGTGACCATTTTGGATGAGTTTACAAAGGTATTCAGCTCTGTATGTAGCTAAGATATTATGCATAGAAAGTAAGCAGTAGCTAACCAAtgtcattttaatgttatttaatataaattaggGGGTTTTGTTCGCTTGGTGCTACGTATTTTCTACAAGCATGAGTTGGTTTAGGGAACTCGTGGCACTTTCCAGACTAATATATACCCAGATTTTATGAGCAAGTACTGTATGTTCTATGGTTATATTGAATTATAGATTCATATGTTCTAATTTATTTAACCTATTTTCTTCCCCCACAGTATTTTTGTGTGTAGAGACCCAGGGCCTTCAGGTTTTAGTCAAAGATGGTGCCCACACATCCTGCAGGCCCCGTGATCCTGTGTCTCCCTCTGCAAAGATTTCTTACTACAAATTCATACAAGTCTTTAAAACTTAGAGCTCGCCCAGGAAACTACCCAAGGTTGCCTTTACCACAACTGTAGAAATAATATCAGGGTTGGAGGCCAGCCAGAGGATACCTCATCTTCAGATCTGAAAGCTACAATGACTGCTATCTTCAATATCCTATTGGATAAACCCCTGACAACAGCGCTAGAGATTAAGTACATGGAGGTCCCTGACTTCCATGTCACAGTCATCTGCTATGCGATCTGTGATGTGATGTGATCTGTGTTCACTGTTTTTGCTGgaacaattatttgtttttgctggAACAATTATATAAAAGCATGGCTTGAAGGTCCATCTNNNNNNNNNNNNNNNNNNNNNNNNNNNNNNNNNNNNNNNNNNNNNNNNNNNNNNNNNNNNNNNNNNNNNNNNNNNNNNNNNNNNNNNNNNNNNNNNNNNNNNNNNNNNNNNNNNNNNNNNNNNNNNNNNNNNNNNNNNNNNNNNNNNNNNNNNNNNNNNNNNNNNNNNNNNNNNNNNNNNNNNNNNNNNNNNNNNNNNNNNNNNNNNNNNNNNNNNNNNNNNNNNNNNNNNNNNNNNNNNNNNNNNNNNNNNNNNNNNNNNNNNNNNNNNNNNNNNNNNNNNNNNNNNNNNNNNNNNNNNNNNNNNNNNNNNNNNNNNNNNNNNNNNNNNNNNNNNNNNNNNNNNNNNNNNNNNNNNNNNNNNNNNNNNNNNNNNNNNNNNNNNNNNNNNNNNNNNNNNNNNNNNNNNNNNNNNNNNNNNNNNNNNNNNNNNNNNNNNNNNNNNNNNNNNNNNNNNNNNNNNNNNNNNNNNNNNNNNNNNNNNNNNNNNNNNNNNNNNNNNNNNNNNNNNNNNNNNNNNNNNNNNNNNNNNNNNNNNNNNNNNNNNNNNNNNNNNNNNNNNNNNNNNNNNNNNNNNNNNNNNNNNNNNNNNNNNNNNNNNNNNNNCCTTACCCTAGCCATTGCTAACTAACTCCCCCAAGTAGGTAGGTCCCATTGCTTGGTGGGAGTTAGAGGAATTCCCTACATTTATATATTCACTATTACAAGTTTTATATTCTTCCTTTTCTGATTCTTTGCTCTTTGCTTAGTCCTTCCTCTCCCATTTTGAGCAATTATGTTTTTGCTTCTGCATCACCTCCCCCCATTCTCTTATGCCtacctttatttttttgatataatgatttattcatttaaataaactcTCCCTTAATACCAAGGGGTTAAATGAACAGGCTAATTCCCATctagtacaaggacctcattattccttagtggtcaggtcTAGTATTTAAATAGGAAATAGCCTACTTATATTtgagcaggctaattcccatcccgTACATGGACCTTTTCATAacctgaccactaaggaataataaggtccttgtactggatgggaattagcctgctcaCACTGATTCTCTACTATTCTCTGCTGGATGGAAACTAGTCACAACCCGCTTCAAACCGACT is part of the Pyxicephalus adspersus chromosome 3, UCB_Pads_2.0, whole genome shotgun sequence genome and encodes:
- the MAD2L1 gene encoding mitotic spindle assembly checkpoint protein MAD2A, translated to MAGQLTREGITLKGSAEIVSEFFFFGINSILYQRGIYPPETFTRAQKYGLTLLVSTDPDLKNYLNTVVEQLKDWLYKCQVQKLVVVITSIDSNEILERWQFDIECDKTVKDDSVVREKSPKVIQEEIRSVIRQITATVTFLPLLEEACAFDLLIYTDKDLQVPEKWEESGPQFVSNSEEVRLRSFTTTIHKVNSMVAYKKIDS